The DNA sequence TAAAAGGGATCGATGGGAATACAGTGCCCGCCCAATCCCGGTCCGGGATAAAAGGCCTGAAAACCGAACGGCTTGGTTTTGGAAGCCTCGATGACCTCGAAGATATCTATCCCCATGCGCAGGCAGAGCATTTTTAATTCATTTACCAAGGCGATATTAACCGCCCGATAGGTATTCTCTAAAATCTTGCTCAGTTCCGCCGCTCTTGTAGAAGAAACTGGCACCACTCGGTCAATTATCTGATTATACAGAGCCACCCCGTGTTTTAGACAGTCATGAGTGATGCCCCCCACCACTTTTGGGATAGTTCGAACTTCAAATTGGGTATTACCCGGATCTTCCCGTTCCGGGGAATAAACCAGATAATAATCCTCGCCTACTCGGTATTTATCGGGCAACATGGGCAACATGACTTCATCCGTGGTGCCGGGATAGGTGGTAGATTCCAATGAAATAAGTTGACCAGGACGCATGGCTGCAGCGATAAGTTTCGTTGTATTTACCACATAGGTTAAATCAGGTTCCCGATTGGCGTCCAGCGGGGTAGGGACACAGATCAGTAAAATATCAGGTTCACCTAAACGCCGCATGTCAGCCGTTGCTTCAAACTGCGTCTGTCCACTGCGGCTTTGACGTAATTTCGCAATCCCCGTACCGGGAATATGTTTGATATAGGATTCTCCCTGATTGAGCATTTCCACTTTACGCGGGTCCAGATCAAAGCC is a window from the Desulfobacca acetoxidans DSM 11109 genome containing:
- a CDS encoding nucleotide sugar dehydrogenase, encoding MELLKKISQKQAFVGVIGLGYVGLPLVLRFGEVGFRILGFDLDPRKVEMLNQGESYIKHIPGTGIAKLRQSRSGQTQFEATADMRRLGEPDILLICVPTPLDANREPDLTYVVNTTKLIAAAMRPGQLISLESTTYPGTTDEVMLPMLPDKYRVGEDYYLVYSPEREDPGNTQFEVRTIPKVVGGITHDCLKHGVALYNQIIDRVVPVSSTRAAELSKILENTYRAVNIALVNELKMLCLRMGIDIFEVIEASKTKPFGFQAFYPGPGLGGHCIPIDPFYLTWKARQYDFSTRFIELAGDININMPYFVVERVMVALNDCGKPMKGAKILVLGIAYKKDVDDARETPAFKIIELLGARGARVDYNDPYIPVVPVTRRYKFNTRSIELTPDNLQAYDCVVITTDHSVYDPGFLVAHSQLIVDTRNLIKIPSDKVIKA